The following are encoded together in the Xiphophorus hellerii strain 12219 chromosome 3, Xiphophorus_hellerii-4.1, whole genome shotgun sequence genome:
- the LOC116717315 gene encoding NACHT, LRR and PYD domains-containing protein 1-like isoform X1 — MMELGHSDVWRFKRLLQFTCFQKSLPELPVGALWPMNRTGRAADPGQEGPAGLVDQMVRRLGGESVGVAQEVLMDMNRTDVVQKLAGIRSGSAEFQSLLFQKEASLTAIMEKLLETFEDLGETKFEHFQRVVQKSLSRKAGRGTPTVAMETGRKLKVAELMLEQFDEQTLDMAALALKKIHRSDLVQKISGQIPAGPSAEPSRVAEGCEEVKLDSSCWTELVPEENRTETPTYSLQSEAGHFECSVSGLRWFCSERVVFRYRFCSWDELMDRMESRGYRPAGPILDIGLITGRMAEVFLPHWICVDDVPEPLEQFAVLHMDDCGDAVEKVSEVSPSHVKLTEPVFSPRAVLMRVGFPVKVYCNMLLYRTNTAFLTLHVYLIPRDPALQEAMDRKETSYGYRVIQKPDPEKSLKMNDYFFLTSDLEAAEVSPKV, encoded by the exons ATGATGGAGTTGGGCCACAGCGATGTCTGGAGGTTCAAACGCTTGCTGCAGTTCACATGTTTCCAGAAAAGCCTCCCAGAACTCCCAGTCGGTGCGCTGTGGCCCATGAACCGGACCGGCAGAGCGGCGGATCCGGGACAGGAAGGACCGGCAGGCCTGGTGGATCAGATGGTACGGAGACTAGGAGGGGAGTCTGTGGGCGTGGCCCAGGAGGTTCTGATGGACATGAACAGAACCGATGTGGTTCAGAAGCTGGCCGGGATCAGATCCGGATCAGCAG AGTTTCAGTCTCTGTTGTTCCAGAAA GAAGCAAGTCTGACGGCAATTATGGAGAAACTTCTAGAAACATTTGAAGATTTGGGTGAAACaaagtttgaacattttcagagaGTCGTACAGAAGAGTTTGTCCAGGAAAGCCGGGAGAGGAACCCCAACCGTCGCCATGGAGACGGGAAGGAAGCTGAAGGTGGCAGAGCTGATGTTGGAGCAGTTTGATGAGCAGACGTTAGACATGGCGGCGCTGGCTTTAAAGAAGATTCATCGCTCTGATTTGGTGCAGAAGATCTCAGGACAAATCCCAGCAGGTCCATCAG CAGAACCTTCCCGGGTCGCCGAGGGTTGTGAAGAAGTAAAG CTGGACTCCAGCTGCTGGACTGAACTGGTACCGGAGGAGAACCGGACAGAAACTCCAACCTACAG CCTCCAGAGTGAAGCTGGACACTTTGAGTGCAGCGTCTCCGGTCTGCGCTGGTTCTGTTCAGAACGGGTCGTCTTTAGGTACCGGTTCTGCTCCTGGGACGAACTCATGGACAGGATGGAGAGCAGAGGATACCGGCCTGCTGGTCCTATACTGGACATCGGTCTGATTACTGGGAGGATGGCGGAGGTGTTCCTGCCTCACTGGATCTGTGTCG ATGACGTCCCTGAACCTTTGGAGCAGTTTGCCGTCCTCCACATGGACGACTGTGGAGACGCTGTGGAGAAAGTCTCTGAGGTCTCACCGTCACACGTCAAACTAACTGAACCCGTTTTCTCTCCGAGGGCGGTTCTGATGAGAGTCGGCTTTCCTGTGAAAGTCTACTGCAACATGTTGCTCTATCGGACCAACACGGCTTTCCTCACGCTGCATGTTTACCTCATCCCACGCGACCCGGCCTTACAGGAG GCAATGGACCGAAAGGAAACTTCTTATGGATACAGAGTGATCCAAAAGCCCGACCCGGAGAAGTCCCTGAAAATGAACGATTACTTCTTCCTCACATCGGATCTGGAGGCTGCAGAAGTTTCTCCTAAAGTATGA
- the LOC116717315 gene encoding NACHT, LRR and PYD domains-containing protein 1-like isoform X2 — protein MMELGHSDVWRFKRLLQFTCFQKSLPELPVGALWPMNRTGRAADPGQEGPAGLVDQMVRRLGGESVGVAQEVLMDMNRTDVVQKLAGIRSGSAEFQSLLFQKEASLTAIMEKLLETFEDLGETKFEHFQRVVQKSLSRKAGRGTPTVAMETGRKLKVAELMLEQFDEQTLDMAALALKKIHRSDLVQKISGQIPAGPSEPSRVAEGCEEVKLDSSCWTELVPEENRTETPTYSLQSEAGHFECSVSGLRWFCSERVVFRYRFCSWDELMDRMESRGYRPAGPILDIGLITGRMAEVFLPHWICVDDVPEPLEQFAVLHMDDCGDAVEKVSEVSPSHVKLTEPVFSPRAVLMRVGFPVKVYCNMLLYRTNTAFLTLHVYLIPRDPALQEAMDRKETSYGYRVIQKPDPEKSLKMNDYFFLTSDLEAAEVSPKV, from the exons ATGATGGAGTTGGGCCACAGCGATGTCTGGAGGTTCAAACGCTTGCTGCAGTTCACATGTTTCCAGAAAAGCCTCCCAGAACTCCCAGTCGGTGCGCTGTGGCCCATGAACCGGACCGGCAGAGCGGCGGATCCGGGACAGGAAGGACCGGCAGGCCTGGTGGATCAGATGGTACGGAGACTAGGAGGGGAGTCTGTGGGCGTGGCCCAGGAGGTTCTGATGGACATGAACAGAACCGATGTGGTTCAGAAGCTGGCCGGGATCAGATCCGGATCAGCAG AGTTTCAGTCTCTGTTGTTCCAGAAA GAAGCAAGTCTGACGGCAATTATGGAGAAACTTCTAGAAACATTTGAAGATTTGGGTGAAACaaagtttgaacattttcagagaGTCGTACAGAAGAGTTTGTCCAGGAAAGCCGGGAGAGGAACCCCAACCGTCGCCATGGAGACGGGAAGGAAGCTGAAGGTGGCAGAGCTGATGTTGGAGCAGTTTGATGAGCAGACGTTAGACATGGCGGCGCTGGCTTTAAAGAAGATTCATCGCTCTGATTTGGTGCAGAAGATCTCAGGACAAATCCCAGCAGGTCCATCAG AACCTTCCCGGGTCGCCGAGGGTTGTGAAGAAGTAAAG CTGGACTCCAGCTGCTGGACTGAACTGGTACCGGAGGAGAACCGGACAGAAACTCCAACCTACAG CCTCCAGAGTGAAGCTGGACACTTTGAGTGCAGCGTCTCCGGTCTGCGCTGGTTCTGTTCAGAACGGGTCGTCTTTAGGTACCGGTTCTGCTCCTGGGACGAACTCATGGACAGGATGGAGAGCAGAGGATACCGGCCTGCTGGTCCTATACTGGACATCGGTCTGATTACTGGGAGGATGGCGGAGGTGTTCCTGCCTCACTGGATCTGTGTCG ATGACGTCCCTGAACCTTTGGAGCAGTTTGCCGTCCTCCACATGGACGACTGTGGAGACGCTGTGGAGAAAGTCTCTGAGGTCTCACCGTCACACGTCAAACTAACTGAACCCGTTTTCTCTCCGAGGGCGGTTCTGATGAGAGTCGGCTTTCCTGTGAAAGTCTACTGCAACATGTTGCTCTATCGGACCAACACGGCTTTCCTCACGCTGCATGTTTACCTCATCCCACGCGACCCGGCCTTACAGGAG GCAATGGACCGAAAGGAAACTTCTTATGGATACAGAGTGATCCAAAAGCCCGACCCGGAGAAGTCCCTGAAAATGAACGATTACTTCTTCCTCACATCGGATCTGGAGGCTGCAGAAGTTTCTCCTAAAGTATGA
- the LOC116715948 gene encoding NACHT, LRR and PYD domains-containing protein 1b allele 3, with the protein MMQRAATITSDKEMLLNLMKDLKQEELKGFKWFLKIRDVSSGFPQIPVGPLDEADASDLVDLMMKTYSHSALQVTKDILKKINRNDLVEMFPGTSCKRKYKNYSASREMPRSVKQLLAETLEDLKEESFQKFVFQLLDRSEEPRVRRCRVEGKSRLDIVDVLVSTFTEVKAVDVTEEILRSIGCNQQAEELKMPPKTAKKILSNKLEDLSAENFKKFRRELVDRKDGVKMNQVEDKDYMVVSEVMINVYTEKEALKVAEEIFREIRCKQDADELVEEAKKAGLCSAAEGSSEEEHFVDRHRTELIQRVTTVAPILDKLLIAKVIQNEAYDEIMLLRPSQNQMRRVYGSVQGAGRSAKDLFLQILKDQQPFLIDDLMKK; encoded by the exons ATGATGCAAAGA GCAGCGACCATCACGTCAGACAAGGAGATGCTTTTAAACCTGATGAAAGACCTGAAGCAAGAGGAGCTGAAAGGCTTCAAGTGGTTCCTGAAGATCAGGGATGTGAGCTCAGGCTTCCCACAGATCCCAGTGGGTCCCCTGGACGAGGCCGATGCCTCAGACCTGGTGGACCTGATGATGAAGACCTACAGCCACAGCGCTCTGCAGGTCACCaaggacattttaaagaaaattaacagGAATGATCTGGTGGAGATGTTTCCAGGCACCAGCTGCAAGAGGAAATATAAGAACTACT CAGCTTCCAGAGAAATGCCTCGCAGCGTTAAGCAGCTTCTAGCTGAAACCCTGGAGGACCTGAAGGAGGAAAGCTTTCAGAAGTTTGTCTTCCAGCTGCTGGACCGCAGCGAGGAGCCGCGGGTCAGACGCTGCAGGGTGGAGGGGAAGAGCCGCCTGGACATCGTAGATGTTCTGGTCTCCACCTTCACGGAGGTCAAGGCTGTGGATGTCACCGAGGAGATCCTGAGGAGCATCGGCTGCAACCAGCAGGCGGAGGAACTCA AAATGCCTCCAAAAACGGCCAAAAAGATTTTAAGTAACAAACTGGAGGATCTGTCCGCCGAAAACTTTAAGAAGTTCCGAAGAGAACTGGTGGACCGGAAGGACGGAGTCAAGATGAACCAGGTGGAGGATAAGGACTACATGGTGGTTTCAGAGGTGATGATCAACGTTTACACGGAGAAAGAAGCTCTGAAGGTGGCGGAGGAAATCTTCAGAGAGATCCGCTGCAAGCAGGACGCGGACGAACTGG TTGAAGAGGCTAAAAAAGCAGGTTTGTGTTCGGCCGCTGAAGGATCCAGTGAAG AGGAACACTTCGTGGACAGACACAGGACTGAGCTGATCCAGAGAGTCACCACCGTTGCGCCCATTTTGGACAAGCTCTTAATAGCCAAAGTTATCCAAAATGAAGCTTATGATGAGATAATGCTGCTGCGGCCCTCCCAGAACCAGATGAGAAGGGTGTATGGATCTGTACAAGGAGCTGGCAGGAGCGCAAAGGATCTCTTCCTCCAAATCCTGAAGGATCAGCAACCTTTCCTCATCGATGAcctgatgaaaaaataa
- the LOC116717317 gene encoding uncharacterized protein LOC116717317 produces MASKTPRRILNDILEDMSGKNFDKFRSELLDRKVVRQNQVEGKDYLVMTDVMIEAYSEKRVLKEAEDILRAIKCGQAADELAEEVKKANKYVADVPFVVAAQQKGQPSNAATSDGSDFLDRNSLYLIRRVTNIGPILDELLFKKIIGPEVYAEIDAEPTIQNKVKKLINVHLMKKGKVEKNIFYDILKQQEPFLVAELEEN; encoded by the exons ATGGCTTCAAAAACTCCCAGAAGGATTTTAAATGACATCCTGGAGGACATGTCTGGTAAGAACTTTGACAAGTTCCGATCCGAACTGCTGGACCGAAAAGTTGTCAGGCAAAACCAGGTGGAGGGTAAAGATTACTTGGTGATGACAGATGTGATGATTGAAGCTTACTCTGAGAAGAGAGTTCTGAAGGAAGCCGAGGACATCCTGAGAGCGATCAAATGTGGACAGGCGGCGGACGAGCTGG CTGAAGAGGTcaagaaagcaaataaatatgTTGCTGATGTCCCATTCG tTGTTGCAGCTCAGCAGAAAGGTCAACCTTCAAATGCTGCTACCAGTGACG GTAGTGACTTTTTGGACAGAAACAGTCTTTACCTGATCAGAAGAGTGACCAACATTGGACCCATTTTGGATGAGCTGCTGTTCAAGAAGATTATCGGCCCGGAAGTTTACGCTGAAATTGATGCTGAACCCACCAttcagaataaagttaaaaagctGATAAATGTTCATCTGATGAAAAAGGGCAAAGTAGAGAAAAATATCTTCTACGACATCCTGAAGCAGCAAGAGCCGTTTCTCGTGGCAGAACTGGAGGAAAACTAA